Proteins encoded in a region of the Methylobacterium radiotolerans JCM 2831 genome:
- a CDS encoding class II glutamine amidotransferase, translating to MCRWIAYAGRTIPLEHYVTEPSHSLVSQSIAALESTAATNGDGFGLGWYGDHPEPGRYREVQPAWSDDNLRYLCRHLRSHLFFAHVRAATGTPITRPNCHPFACGPWLFMHNGYIGDWSRLRRPVEALIPDELYPSRAGTTDSEAIFLGLLGCGLMGPGSRRDPVDATARALARLTDLAGAHPFRFTAALADGRDLYAFRFAANDKANSLYYRASEDGVVVASEPLDRDHGAWTTVAENSVLVARRDAPVEILSLAQFGLAAPPVEDSVRRLRA from the coding sequence ATGTGCCGCTGGATCGCCTATGCGGGACGCACCATCCCGCTGGAGCACTACGTCACCGAGCCGTCCCACAGCCTCGTCTCGCAGAGCATCGCGGCGCTCGAATCGACCGCGGCGACCAACGGCGACGGGTTCGGCCTCGGCTGGTACGGCGATCACCCGGAGCCGGGCCGGTACCGCGAGGTCCAGCCCGCCTGGTCGGACGACAACCTCCGCTACCTGTGCCGGCACCTGCGTTCGCACCTGTTCTTCGCGCACGTGCGCGCCGCGACCGGGACGCCGATCACCCGGCCGAACTGTCATCCCTTCGCTTGCGGCCCGTGGCTGTTCATGCACAACGGCTATATCGGCGACTGGAGCCGCCTGCGGCGGCCGGTCGAGGCGCTGATCCCCGACGAGCTCTACCCGTCGCGCGCCGGCACCACCGATTCCGAGGCGATCTTCCTGGGATTGCTGGGCTGCGGCCTGATGGGCCCGGGGTCGCGCCGCGATCCGGTCGACGCGACGGCGCGCGCGCTCGCGCGGCTCACGGACCTCGCCGGAGCGCATCCGTTCCGGTTCACGGCGGCGCTGGCGGACGGCCGCGATCTCTACGCGTTCCGGTTCGCCGCGAACGACAAGGCGAACTCGCTCTATTACCGCGCCTCGGAGGACGGCGTGGTGGTCGCCTCGGAGCCGCTCGACCGGGACCACGGCGCCTGGACGACGGTCGCCGAGAACAGCGTCCTCGTCGCGCGGCGGGACGCGCCGGTGGAGATCCTGTCGCTGGCGCAGTTCGGCCTGGCCGCGCCGCCGGTCGAAGACTCGGTCCGCCGGCTGCGCGCCTGA
- a CDS encoding N-acetylglutaminylglutamine amidotransferase has translation MCGICGEICFDRPADPAAVDAMMGCLQPRGPDAAGLLGSGRVVFGHRRLKIIDLSEAGQQPMVDPALGLAIVFNGCIYNFRALRAELEAAGYSFFSASDTEVVLKAYHAWGRACVERFAGMFAFAILERESGRVVLARDRLGVKPLYYSETKTRFRFASSLPALLAAGDIDTAIDPVALHHYMSWHAGVPAPLTILKGVRKLAPATILTIEQDGTQHASTYWTLAIGPREADRGRTEADWREAVLDALGTAVERRQVADVPTGVLLSGGLDSSLLVALLARSGQQGLKTFSVGFDAVNGVEGDEFKYSDIVAETFATDHTKLAVDGSRTLEALPAAIAAMSEPQMSHDAVAFLLLSQEVAKHVTVIQSGQGADEVFGGYHWYPKLMGSTDPVADYAKAYFDRDHAEMREALTPDMLGGDHSTDYIAAFFAKSRSASAIDKTLQLDQEVMMVDDPVKRVDNMTMACGLEARVPFLDHDLVELAARIPAELKVRDGGKYILKEAARAVVPAEVIDRKKGYFPVPALKHIRGPFLDYVREILDRPEARARGIFNRAYVDHLLADPDGTLTPKGNSKLWQVALLESWLQTHGV, from the coding sequence ATGTGTGGAATCTGCGGCGAGATCTGTTTCGACAGGCCGGCGGACCCCGCCGCCGTCGACGCGATGATGGGATGCCTGCAACCGCGCGGGCCGGACGCCGCGGGGCTTCTCGGTTCCGGCCGGGTCGTCTTCGGCCATCGCAGGCTCAAGATCATCGACCTGTCCGAGGCCGGCCAGCAACCCATGGTCGATCCGGCGCTCGGGCTCGCGATCGTGTTCAACGGCTGCATCTACAATTTCCGCGCGCTGCGCGCCGAACTCGAGGCGGCGGGCTACAGCTTCTTCTCGGCCAGCGACACAGAGGTGGTGCTCAAGGCCTATCATGCCTGGGGCCGTGCCTGCGTCGAGCGCTTCGCCGGCATGTTCGCGTTCGCCATCCTGGAGCGGGAATCCGGGCGGGTCGTGCTGGCGCGCGACCGGCTGGGCGTGAAGCCGCTCTACTACAGCGAGACGAAAACCCGGTTCCGCTTCGCCTCGTCGCTCCCGGCCCTGCTCGCGGCCGGCGACATCGATACCGCGATCGATCCGGTCGCCCTCCACCATTACATGAGCTGGCACGCGGGCGTGCCGGCCCCGCTCACCATTCTCAAGGGTGTGCGCAAGCTGGCACCGGCGACGATCCTGACGATCGAGCAGGACGGGACGCAGCACGCGTCGACCTACTGGACACTCGCGATCGGACCCCGCGAGGCCGACCGCGGCCGGACCGAGGCGGACTGGCGCGAGGCCGTTCTCGATGCCCTGGGCACCGCCGTCGAGCGCAGGCAGGTCGCCGACGTCCCGACGGGCGTCCTGCTCTCGGGTGGCCTGGACAGCTCGCTGCTCGTGGCCCTGCTCGCGCGGAGCGGGCAGCAGGGCCTGAAGACCTTCTCGGTAGGCTTCGACGCGGTGAACGGCGTCGAGGGCGACGAGTTCAAGTACTCGGATATCGTCGCCGAGACCTTCGCCACGGACCACACGAAGCTGGCGGTCGACGGCTCCCGGACGCTGGAAGCGCTGCCCGCGGCGATCGCGGCGATGTCGGAACCGCAGATGAGCCACGACGCGGTGGCCTTCCTCCTGCTCTCGCAGGAGGTCGCCAAGCACGTGACGGTGATCCAGAGCGGGCAGGGCGCCGACGAGGTGTTCGGCGGCTATCACTGGTACCCCAAGCTGATGGGCTCGACCGACCCGGTCGCCGATTACGCGAAAGCGTATTTCGACCGCGACCACGCCGAGATGCGCGAGGCTCTGACGCCCGACATGCTGGGGGGCGATCACAGCACCGACTACATCGCCGCCTTCTTCGCGAAGTCGCGGAGCGCCAGCGCCATCGACAAGACCCTGCAGCTCGACCAGGAGGTCATGATGGTCGACGACCCGGTCAAGCGGGTCGACAACATGACGATGGCCTGCGGCCTCGAGGCGCGGGTGCCGTTCCTCGACCACGACCTCGTCGAGCTGGCGGCCCGCATCCCGGCGGAGCTCAAGGTCCGGGACGGCGGCAAGTACATCCTGAAGGAAGCCGCGCGGGCGGTTGTCCCGGCCGAGGTGATCGACCGCAAGAAGGGGTATTTCCCCGTGCCCGCCCTGAAGCACATCCGCGGCCCGTTCCTCGACTACGTCCGCGAGATCCTCGACCGGCCCGAGGCGCGCGCGCGCGGCATCTTCAACCGCGCCTACGTCGATCACCTGCTCGCCGATCCCGACGGCACGCTGACGCCCAAGGGCAACTCGAAGCTCTGGCAGGTGGCCCTTCTGGAGAGCTGGCTCCAGACCCACGGCGTCTGA
- the map gene encoding type I methionyl aminopeptidase, which translates to MTVSSDDDLVGLKTIGRIVADTLEVMGRAIEPGITERELDQIGRDYLSAAGARPAPELVYGFPGATCISVNDKIAHGIPGDRRVRAGDLVNIDVSAEKDGYFADTGASFAVPPVARAVERLCRDGRRAMWTGLRQVGTGMPFAGIGRAVGTFARQNGYTLVRNLASHGVGLSLHEEPTEIATWPDASERRVMTDGLVFTVEPFLSLGANFAEDGDDGWTLYSLPRAPTMQYEHTVVATRNGPLVLTVPSP; encoded by the coding sequence ATGACCGTATCGAGTGACGATGACCTCGTGGGGCTCAAGACGATCGGACGCATCGTCGCCGACACGCTCGAGGTGATGGGCCGAGCCATCGAGCCCGGCATCACTGAACGAGAACTGGATCAGATCGGCCGGGACTACCTGAGCGCAGCCGGCGCCCGTCCGGCTCCCGAACTGGTCTACGGCTTCCCGGGCGCGACCTGCATCAGCGTCAACGACAAGATCGCGCATGGCATACCCGGCGATCGTCGTGTCCGAGCGGGTGACCTCGTCAACATCGACGTCTCCGCTGAGAAGGACGGCTACTTCGCGGATACGGGCGCGTCGTTCGCTGTGCCTCCGGTGGCGCGTGCGGTTGAAAGGCTCTGCCGAGACGGGCGTCGGGCGATGTGGACCGGGTTGCGTCAGGTTGGCACCGGCATGCCGTTCGCTGGCATCGGTCGAGCGGTCGGCACCTTCGCTCGGCAGAACGGCTACACGCTCGTGCGCAACCTCGCCAGCCACGGGGTCGGTCTGTCGCTGCATGAGGAACCGACTGAGATCGCGACTTGGCCCGACGCCTCCGAGCGGCGGGTCATGACGGACGGGCTCGTCTTCACCGTCGAGCCATTCTTGTCTCTCGGCGCGAACTTCGCCGAGGATGGTGACGACGGATGGACCCTGTATAGCCTGCCGAGAGCACCAACCATGCAATACGAGCACACGGTTGTCGCAACCCGCAACGGTCCATTGGTTCTGACGGTCCCGTCGCCCTAG
- a CDS encoding molybdopterin-guanine dinucleotide biosynthesis protein MobB: MNREQGPRVRVHRRRKWAGTGIPLAWDVPFVGARGLRAATLKHAHHESDNDQPVKVSYNHLWAWASEVLIKPGCRSDQG; the protein is encoded by the coding sequence TTGAATCGAGAACAAGGGCCGCGCGTTCGGGTTCATCGCAGGCGCAAATGGGCCGGAACGGGCATCCCTCTGGCGTGGGACGTCCCTTTTGTCGGTGCCCGCGGGTTGAGGGCCGCGACCCTCAAGCACGCCCATCACGAGTCTGACAATGACCAGCCGGTTAAGGTCTCCTACAATCATCTCTGGGCATGGGCAAGTGAGGTCTTGATCAAGCCGGGCTGCCGGTCAGACCAAGGATGA
- a CDS encoding PRC-barrel domain-containing protein: MRGAPLKIATLAVLLVTAASLPPAGASSAVQSDAPATPFIEGPEPGTIRASEMIGVPVIGMDHVEIGKIEDVLVDGSGQVRAVVIGVGGFLGVGEKYVALPFDQLGWNFSDVPLMDGPSSVVTPKTAPSAEAAAQVGPDTMPGARTTRDTLGAVQNQHSGRVTGATGSVEAQRPSSTTATVLVGDKPWRAEVRLTRAQLQAAPAFRSGKSRP, from the coding sequence ATGCGCGGTGCCCCACTCAAAATCGCGACGCTGGCTGTCCTTCTCGTTACCGCCGCCTCGCTACCCCCAGCGGGGGCCTCGTCGGCGGTGCAGTCGGATGCACCCGCGACACCGTTCATCGAGGGACCCGAGCCGGGAACTATACGTGCCTCCGAGATGATCGGGGTTCCAGTCATCGGAATGGATCATGTCGAGATCGGCAAGATCGAGGACGTTTTGGTCGACGGAAGCGGGCAGGTCCGCGCCGTTGTCATCGGCGTCGGCGGTTTCCTGGGCGTGGGCGAGAAATATGTGGCGCTTCCTTTCGACCAGCTCGGCTGGAACTTCAGCGATGTGCCGCTGATGGACGGACCGAGTTCGGTCGTGACGCCCAAGACGGCGCCCAGCGCTGAGGCAGCCGCGCAGGTAGGGCCGGATACCATGCCGGGTGCACGGACAACCCGCGACACGCTCGGCGCAGTTCAAAATCAGCATAGCGGTCGCGTGACTGGCGCGACCGGCTCAGTGGAGGCACAGCGGCCCAGCAGCACGACGGCCACGGTCCTCGTTGGCGACAAGCCGTGGCGCGCCGAGGTCCGCCTCACCCGGGCGCAGCTGCAAGCGGCTCCGGCCTTCCGCTCCGGAAAATCTCGCCCTTAG
- a CDS encoding c-type cytochrome, translating to MTSFARILGVIAVLLLCGAPARAQMRGHGGPVRALAVTADGRLAISGGFDQSAIVWALETGAALGVLRFHDGAVNAVAALPDGRFATASEDGRIALWRLGRAEPERVLEGHTGPIVALAVSPDGLSLASASWDGTARIWPLAGGDSRLLDPHRGPVNAVAFLPGGAPVTAGADGAVRIWAAEGTSQVIATAPTGLNAVAVASDSEIAAAGADAILRFVRADGSVRAAAELGPNPVIALALSPDGTRVAAATAGGTIAVVDRATGQVQLRLVGPGLPVWSLAWRPDGAELLTGGGDRLVRRWDAKSGEPIGALIMRRPADPPAVRQGGRGAEVFGACAACHTLTSDAGERAGPTLAGLFGRRIASVPGYRYSDSLKRLDIVWTPETVSRLFEIGPARYTPGTKMPEQTIGNDADRAALIEFLERATALR from the coding sequence ATGACCAGCTTTGCGCGGATCCTAGGCGTGATCGCCGTCCTGCTGCTCTGCGGCGCGCCGGCACGCGCGCAGATGCGCGGCCACGGTGGTCCGGTCCGGGCGCTCGCCGTGACCGCCGACGGCCGCCTCGCCATCTCGGGCGGCTTCGACCAATCCGCCATCGTGTGGGCCCTCGAGACCGGTGCCGCGCTCGGCGTGCTGCGCTTCCACGACGGCGCCGTGAATGCGGTCGCCGCACTGCCGGACGGCCGTTTCGCCACGGCCTCCGAGGACGGGCGGATCGCCCTCTGGCGCCTCGGGCGCGCGGAGCCGGAACGGGTGCTGGAGGGCCATACCGGCCCGATCGTCGCCCTCGCGGTCTCGCCGGACGGCCTGTCGCTCGCCTCCGCCTCCTGGGACGGCACGGCCCGGATCTGGCCGCTCGCCGGAGGGGACAGCCGGCTGCTCGATCCGCACCGCGGCCCGGTGAACGCGGTGGCCTTCCTGCCGGGCGGCGCGCCGGTCACGGCCGGCGCCGACGGGGCGGTGCGGATCTGGGCGGCCGAGGGCACATCCCAGGTCATCGCCACCGCACCCACGGGCCTCAACGCCGTCGCGGTCGCTTCGGACAGCGAGATCGCGGCCGCCGGGGCCGATGCGATTCTCCGCTTCGTTCGAGCCGACGGCTCGGTCCGGGCCGCCGCCGAGCTCGGCCCGAACCCGGTGATCGCCCTGGCCCTGTCTCCGGACGGGACCAGGGTGGCTGCCGCGACGGCGGGCGGGACCATCGCGGTGGTCGACCGGGCGACGGGTCAGGTCCAGCTGCGGCTCGTGGGGCCCGGCCTTCCGGTCTGGTCGCTCGCGTGGCGTCCGGACGGGGCCGAGCTCCTCACGGGTGGCGGCGACCGCCTCGTCCGGCGCTGGGACGCGAAGAGCGGCGAACCGATCGGCGCGCTGATCATGCGGCGCCCGGCAGATCCCCCCGCGGTCCGACAGGGTGGCCGGGGCGCCGAGGTGTTCGGGGCGTGCGCCGCCTGCCACACCCTGACATCCGACGCGGGCGAGCGGGCCGGGCCGACGCTCGCCGGCCTGTTCGGCCGCCGAATCGCCAGCGTGCCCGGCTACCGGTACTCGGACTCGCTGAAGCGGCTGGACATCGTCTGGACGCCCGAGACCGTCTCACGGCTCTTCGAGATCGGCCCCGCCCGCTACACGCCCGGGACGAAGATGCCCGAGCAGACGATCGGCAACGACGCGGACCGCGCGGCGCTGATCGAATTCCTCGAACGCGCCACCGCGCTTCGCTGA
- a CDS encoding 4Fe-4S binding protein: protein MSLDTAVIGQACGGELRTADQLCGRELDRFREALATGRPVTVSCTLQAPLFDEVAEEAGAEDRVVYAKIRETAGWSSDAAAAGPKMAALLAAAAEPLPDAATVALESRGVALIYGRDEVAVEAGRRLAEHLDITVLLTRPGEIPPLHRNAFPVLQGTIRTAKGYLGAFELGIDDYALPAPSSRTHLVFGAPRNGAVSTCDLVIDLSAGAPLFPAHAVRSGYLRADPGDPAAVERVLAEASHLVGTFDKPRFIDFHGDLCAHSRSRITGCTRCLDVCPTGAIAPAGDTVRIDPYVCAGCGSCAALCPTGAAAYALPTSDALMRRLRSLMRAYRTAGGQNALVLVHDGDHGEPLIDALGRYGDGLPAHVLPVQVNEVTQIGPEVIAALFAYGAAGIRVLVRARAKHDLEPLYRTLTLGETLAQALGYGAEDGGRVVETIETDDPDLLGAALRQATPGRQAAVPAGLLFLGNKREVLRHTFRGMHSAAPAPVDRVPLAAGAPFGGLDFRVADCTLCLACVSACPTHALSDSAEQPLLGFEESLCVQCGLCAATCPEDVITLRPQVDFAAWAAPRRVVKEEEPFCCTQCAKPFGTRSTIERIVERLRERHWMFSGAGGEARLRALTMCEDCRVEVAVNQGFDPHAAPERDKPRTTEDYLRARAGG, encoded by the coding sequence ATGTCCCTCGATACCGCCGTCATTGGCCAGGCCTGCGGCGGCGAGCTTCGCACCGCCGACCAGCTCTGCGGCCGCGAGCTCGATCGCTTCCGGGAGGCCCTGGCGACCGGGCGGCCCGTCACCGTGTCCTGCACGCTCCAGGCGCCACTGTTCGACGAGGTCGCCGAGGAGGCAGGGGCGGAGGACCGGGTGGTCTACGCCAAGATCCGGGAGACCGCCGGCTGGTCGTCCGACGCCGCGGCGGCCGGACCGAAGATGGCCGCCCTGCTCGCCGCGGCGGCGGAGCCGCTCCCCGATGCCGCCACCGTGGCCCTGGAGAGCCGCGGCGTCGCCTTGATCTACGGGCGCGACGAGGTGGCGGTCGAGGCCGGCCGGCGGCTCGCCGAGCATCTGGACATCACCGTCCTGCTGACGCGCCCCGGCGAGATTCCGCCGCTGCACCGCAACGCCTTCCCAGTCTTGCAGGGCACGATCCGGACCGCGAAGGGATATCTCGGTGCGTTCGAGCTCGGCATCGACGATTACGCCCTGCCGGCCCCGTCCTCGCGCACGCATCTCGTCTTCGGCGCTCCGCGCAACGGGGCCGTGTCGACCTGCGATCTCGTCATCGACCTCTCGGCCGGCGCGCCGCTGTTTCCGGCACACGCGGTGCGGAGCGGTTATCTGCGCGCGGATCCCGGCGATCCGGCCGCCGTCGAGCGCGTGCTGGCGGAGGCGTCCCATCTGGTCGGCACGTTTGACAAGCCGCGCTTCATCGACTTCCACGGTGACTTGTGCGCGCACAGCCGCTCCCGCATCACGGGCTGCACGCGCTGCCTCGATGTCTGCCCGACCGGCGCGATCGCGCCCGCGGGCGACACCGTGCGGATCGACCCATACGTCTGCGCGGGATGCGGCTCCTGTGCCGCACTCTGCCCGACCGGGGCCGCCGCTTACGCGCTGCCGACCTCCGACGCGCTGATGCGCCGGCTGCGCAGCCTGATGCGCGCCTACCGGACGGCGGGCGGGCAGAACGCCCTCGTCCTGGTCCACGACGGCGACCACGGCGAGCCGCTGATCGACGCGCTCGGCCGCTACGGCGACGGCCTCCCCGCCCACGTGCTGCCGGTGCAGGTCAACGAGGTCACGCAGATCGGACCGGAGGTCATCGCGGCCCTGTTCGCCTACGGCGCGGCCGGAATCCGGGTCCTGGTCCGGGCCCGTGCCAAGCACGACCTCGAGCCCCTGTACCGGACCCTGACCCTCGGGGAGACGCTGGCGCAGGCGCTGGGCTACGGTGCGGAGGACGGCGGGCGCGTGGTCGAGACCATCGAGACCGATGATCCGGATCTCCTGGGCGCCGCCCTCCGGCAGGCCACGCCGGGGCGGCAGGCCGCGGTGCCGGCCGGTCTGCTGTTCCTGGGGAACAAGCGCGAGGTGCTGCGCCATACCTTCCGCGGCATGCACAGTGCCGCACCGGCACCCGTCGACCGGGTTCCGCTCGCGGCCGGCGCCCCCTTCGGCGGCCTCGATTTCCGGGTCGCGGACTGCACCCTGTGCCTCGCCTGCGTCAGCGCCTGCCCGACCCACGCCCTCTCCGACAGTGCCGAGCAGCCGCTTCTCGGCTTCGAGGAGAGCCTCTGCGTGCAGTGCGGCCTCTGCGCCGCGACCTGCCCGGAGGACGTCATCACCCTGCGCCCGCAGGTGGATTTCGCGGCCTGGGCGGCGCCCCGCCGGGTCGTCAAGGAGGAAGAGCCCTTCTGCTGCACGCAATGCGCCAAGCCCTTCGGCACGCGCTCGACGATCGAGCGCATCGTCGAGCGGCTGCGCGAGCGGCACTGGATGTTCAGCGGGGCGGGCGGCGAAGCGCGCCTGCGTGCGCTGACGATGTGCGAGGATTGCCGCGTCGAGGTCGCGGTGAACCAGGGCTTCGATCCGCACGCAGCGCCGGAACGCGACAAGCCCCGGACGACCGAGGATTACCTGCGCGCGCGCGCGGGCGGCTGA
- a CDS encoding biotin/lipoate--protein ligase family protein produces MTVPVDAGPSRLVLPPGFSARAAEPPSDAHAEACRLAASGEADAATLVLGRRDDLIDLAVVLAPTEPLATARRAHFAGMVALCNAVGVFGPPEIPVTFDWPGTLLFNGARLGGGRLGWPEACREDEEPDWLVFSGMLLASKLAAGDPGHTPDSTALEEEGFGANLRVPLVESFARHLTKTFEIWREDGFDRVAALYLAHLPLESGVRAAIEPGADGRLTWPDGRVEHLSLRTDLEAPGWRDPKTGGVRL; encoded by the coding sequence ATGACTGTCCCTGTCGATGCCGGCCCGTCGAGGCTGGTCCTGCCCCCCGGCTTCAGCGCGCGCGCAGCGGAGCCGCCATCCGACGCGCACGCGGAAGCCTGCCGGCTCGCCGCGTCGGGCGAGGCGGACGCGGCGACGCTCGTCCTGGGCCGGCGCGACGACCTGATCGACCTCGCCGTGGTGCTCGCCCCAACCGAGCCGCTCGCCACCGCGCGCCGCGCGCATTTCGCCGGGATGGTCGCCCTGTGCAATGCCGTGGGCGTCTTCGGACCGCCGGAGATCCCGGTGACGTTCGACTGGCCCGGGACGCTGCTGTTCAACGGCGCGCGCCTGGGTGGCGGGCGCCTCGGCTGGCCTGAAGCGTGCCGCGAGGATGAGGAGCCGGACTGGCTGGTCTTCTCGGGGATGCTGCTCGCCTCGAAACTCGCGGCGGGCGACCCCGGGCACACGCCGGATTCCACTGCCCTGGAGGAGGAAGGTTTCGGCGCGAACCTGCGCGTGCCCCTGGTCGAGAGCTTCGCGCGCCACCTGACCAAGACCTTCGAGATCTGGCGCGAGGACGGCTTCGACCGTGTCGCGGCGCTCTACCTCGCCCATCTGCCGCTGGAATCCGGTGTGCGGGCCGCGATCGAGCCGGGCGCCGATGGCAGGCTGACTTGGCCGGACGGGCGGGTCGAGCACCTATCGCTGCGCACGGACTTGGAGGCGCCGGGCTGGCGCGATCCGAAGACCGGCGGAGTCCGGCTGTGA
- a CDS encoding DUF6505 family protein: MTLKLLRTLRLDPSDTFVFAQAAEPGEWAVTGTFLFLDGDPSQLTGKALTAFRSGFVGVSSLGFSTLVVVSAASEEERAGAEELLARHIHARFGAPDREAARAAAREELDVAASLCDLPVGSVVALHRVATDGAIREDFRTLHHRPGLDRSHGRAFLFVEDDEPEEQADLVGLLRDTTAGD, translated from the coding sequence GTGACGCTCAAGCTCCTCCGAACCCTGCGGCTCGATCCCTCCGACACCTTCGTGTTCGCGCAGGCCGCCGAACCCGGAGAATGGGCCGTCACAGGGACCTTCCTGTTCCTCGACGGGGATCCGTCGCAACTGACCGGCAAGGCCCTGACGGCCTTCCGCTCGGGGTTCGTCGGCGTAAGCTCGCTCGGCTTCTCCACCCTGGTGGTGGTGAGCGCGGCGAGCGAGGAGGAGCGCGCGGGGGCCGAGGAGCTGCTCGCCCGCCACATCCACGCGCGCTTCGGCGCGCCCGACCGGGAGGCCGCCCGTGCGGCCGCCCGCGAGGAACTCGACGTCGCCGCGTCCCTCTGCGATCTGCCGGTCGGCAGCGTCGTCGCGCTGCACCGCGTCGCGACGGACGGGGCAATCCGGGAGGATTTCCGGACGCTGCACCACCGGCCCGGCCTCGACCGGTCCCACGGGCGCGCGTTCCTCTTCGTCGAGGACGACGAGCCGGAGGAACAGGCCGACCTTGTCGGCCTTCTGCGTGATACGACGGCGGGAGACTGA
- a CDS encoding DUF6352 family protein, with product MTEFWVSSGHHLTQRTAGGGLAVTDELILAYLARPELVPPDDACASEIALHAALLDAPRRRVEPAEIAAIADADARENWAVILAFRDRLLAARSVEAGYLSLVRGDLQGVPSLFLNQLVHLILRNALDGCDDPFVLRAAELFFRPQRVSFHEGAVLLADAEVIAAREGSAPLSPLLTMLGKEAANELDVLTAENAWTYWSRSDAFTMALNLGSDPRSRAGLARVIETFVGHLLNVAVRVTPLDRLEDPDWRWFVGLDSEATRLGNALWRGDALDAGTRERVLAVFSLTFDDPTQVLPAVGERPVYLLLAAAPDRSVQLKPHNLVVGLPLAEGREAA from the coding sequence ATGACCGAGTTCTGGGTCTCAAGCGGCCACCACCTCACGCAGCGTACGGCCGGCGGCGGCCTCGCGGTCACGGACGAACTGATCCTCGCGTATCTGGCGCGGCCCGAACTCGTGCCGCCGGACGACGCCTGCGCGTCCGAGATCGCCCTCCATGCCGCCCTCCTGGACGCGCCCCGGCGGCGCGTGGAGCCCGCCGAGATCGCCGCCATCGCCGACGCCGACGCTCGGGAGAACTGGGCGGTGATCCTCGCCTTCCGCGATCGACTGCTCGCGGCCCGCTCCGTGGAGGCCGGATATCTGTCGCTCGTGCGCGGCGACCTCCAGGGCGTGCCGTCCCTGTTCCTGAACCAGCTCGTCCACCTGATCCTGCGCAATGCCCTCGACGGCTGCGACGATCCCTTCGTCCTGCGCGCGGCCGAGCTGTTCTTCCGCCCCCAGCGCGTGAGCTTTCACGAAGGCGCCGTGCTCCTGGCCGATGCCGAGGTGATCGCCGCCCGCGAAGGCAGTGCGCCGCTGTCGCCCCTGCTGACGATGCTGGGCAAGGAGGCGGCGAACGAGCTGGACGTGCTGACGGCCGAGAATGCCTGGACGTACTGGAGCCGGTCGGACGCCTTCACGATGGCGCTCAATCTCGGCTCCGATCCCCGCAGCCGCGCGGGCTTGGCCCGGGTGATCGAGACCTTCGTGGGCCACCTGCTGAACGTCGCGGTGCGCGTGACGCCCCTCGACCGGCTGGAGGACCCCGACTGGCGCTGGTTCGTCGGCCTCGACTCGGAGGCGACGCGCCTCGGCAACGCGCTCTGGCGCGGCGACGCGCTCGATGCCGGAACGCGCGAGCGGGTGCTCGCCGTGTTCAGCCTGACCTTCGACGACCCTACGCAGGTCCTGCCGGCTGTGGGGGAACGTCCGGTGTATCTCCTGCTCGCGGCGGCGCCGGATCGCAGCGTGCAGCTCAAGCCGCACAATCTCGTCGTCGGGTTGCCCCTCGCCGAAGGCCGGGAGGCCGCCTGA
- a CDS encoding DUF3305 domain-containing protein, giving the protein MSTTPEHRFEIGIIVARRRLTGPWASHAWIPVGALPAAAAASPWTKLSETEGEATFYAGSYEVALHPGETGHYRDNLVSGRPSLWVALRNNGDETYAVASVTADPYEGESMAEGVGEIVEPVPMPPEVQAKLLAFFEAFHVERKFEKRKRDRADPEALAHRAQGTRERRE; this is encoded by the coding sequence ATGTCCACGACGCCCGAGCACCGTTTCGAGATCGGCATCATCGTCGCGCGGCGGCGCCTGACCGGCCCCTGGGCGAGCCATGCCTGGATCCCGGTCGGGGCCCTGCCGGCGGCGGCGGCCGCCTCGCCCTGGACGAAGCTCTCCGAGACCGAGGGCGAGGCGACCTTCTATGCCGGCTCGTACGAAGTCGCGCTGCATCCGGGCGAGACCGGGCACTACCGCGACAATCTCGTCTCCGGGCGCCCTTCCCTCTGGGTCGCCCTGCGCAACAACGGCGACGAGACCTACGCGGTCGCGAGCGTCACGGCCGACCCCTATGAGGGGGAATCCATGGCCGAAGGGGTCGGCGAGATCGTCGAGCCGGTGCCGATGCCGCCTGAGGTGCAGGCGAAGCTGCTGGCCTTCTTCGAGGCCTTCCACGTCGAGCGCAAGTTCGAGAAGCGCAAGCGCGACCGCGCCGATCCCGAGGCGCTGGCCCACCGGGCGCAGGGGACTCGGGAGCGGCGCGAATGA